A genome region from Streptomyces antimycoticus includes the following:
- a CDS encoding aldehyde dehydrogenase family protein produces MTDLFIGGQWTEAIDERTREIRCPADGSLVAVVDEGGGKDAAEAVAAARQAFDQGPWPRTPVGARGDLLLRVADLVERDKAGLARAESLDTGKRLAESELDIDGVVACFRYYGQLVRTEADRVVDTGTEHTVSRVVYEPVGVCALITPWNYPLLQTSWKVAPALAAGNTFVLKPSELTPSTAIALMRLLAEAGLPDGVANLVLGPGAEAGAPLTDNPDVDMVSFTGGLRTGRRIMAAASGTVKRTSLELGGKNPNIVFADADFETAVDYALTAVFLHSGQVCSAGARLLVEDPVHDAFVEEVVRRARGIRLGGPFDERAQTGPLISAAHRAKVEAYVATGLAEGARLRCGGARPDDPALADGYYFLPTVLDRCHSGMSVLADESFGPVLTVERFAGEEEAVRLANDTVYGLAGAVWSGDEGRAQRVASLLRLGTVWINDYHPYLPQAEWGGFKQSGSGRELGPCGLAEYREAKHIWRNTRPRPQGWFA; encoded by the coding sequence GTGACGGACCTGTTCATCGGTGGCCAGTGGACCGAAGCGATCGACGAACGCACCCGTGAGATCCGCTGCCCGGCCGACGGATCGCTGGTGGCGGTCGTCGACGAGGGCGGCGGCAAGGACGCGGCCGAGGCGGTGGCCGCCGCCCGGCAGGCGTTCGACCAGGGGCCCTGGCCCCGAACCCCGGTCGGGGCGCGCGGCGATCTGCTGTTGCGCGTCGCCGATCTGGTGGAGCGCGACAAGGCCGGGCTCGCCCGCGCCGAATCGCTGGACACCGGGAAGCGACTGGCCGAGAGCGAGCTGGACATCGACGGTGTGGTGGCGTGCTTCCGCTACTACGGGCAGCTGGTGCGCACCGAGGCGGACCGGGTCGTGGACACCGGCACCGAGCACACCGTCAGCCGGGTGGTCTATGAACCGGTCGGGGTCTGCGCGCTGATCACCCCGTGGAACTATCCGCTGCTGCAGACCTCGTGGAAGGTCGCGCCCGCGCTCGCCGCGGGCAACACCTTCGTGCTGAAGCCCAGTGAGCTGACCCCCAGCACGGCGATCGCCCTGATGCGGCTGCTGGCGGAGGCCGGGCTGCCGGACGGGGTGGCCAATCTGGTGCTCGGCCCGGGCGCCGAGGCCGGGGCCCCGCTCACCGACAACCCCGATGTGGACATGGTGTCCTTCACCGGGGGCCTGCGGACCGGGCGCCGGATCATGGCCGCCGCCTCGGGCACGGTCAAGCGGACCTCGCTGGAGCTGGGCGGCAAGAACCCCAATATCGTCTTCGCCGACGCGGACTTCGAAACGGCCGTGGACTACGCGCTCACCGCGGTCTTCCTCCACTCCGGTCAGGTCTGCTCGGCCGGGGCCCGGCTGCTGGTGGAGGACCCTGTGCACGACGCCTTCGTCGAGGAGGTCGTGCGCCGTGCCCGCGGGATCCGGCTGGGCGGGCCGTTCGACGAGCGGGCCCAGACCGGCCCGCTGATCTCGGCCGCGCACCGGGCCAAGGTCGAGGCGTATGTGGCGACGGGGCTCGCGGAGGGCGCCCGGCTGCGCTGCGGCGGCGCCCGGCCGGACGATCCGGCCCTGGCCGACGGCTACTACTTTCTGCCGACCGTCCTCGACCGCTGCCACAGCGGTATGTCGGTGCTGGCCGACGAGTCCTTCGGGCCGGTGCTCACGGTGGAACGTTTCGCCGGTGAGGAGGAGGCGGTGCGGCTGGCCAACGACACCGTGTACGGGCTCGCCGGGGCCGTATGGTCCGGCGACGAGGGGCGGGCGCAGCGGGTTGCCTCCCTGTTGCGGCTGGGCACCGTATGGATCAACGACTACCACCCCTATCTGCCGCAGGCGGAGTGGGGCGGGTTCAAACAGTCGGGGAGCGGACGGGAGCTGGGGCCCTGCGGGCTCGCGGAGTACCGGGAGGCCAAGCACATCTGGCGCAATACGCGGCCGCGTCCGCAGGGTTGGTTCGCCTGA
- a CDS encoding Ig-like domain repeat protein — translation MPFRPHGLILVTDPGENCIAVVDPESRRLVPTLSAPIPLPARRMPERLVVHTALDGLDALAAFHRGTLLDSLPGAPDGPALTGARAGEWPGIDIARPLGTFELFNQFSGIFPDQGPYSGGTLVTIIGSHFSGATAVFFGSRRAASFSVLDDQTIIAVSPSGTGAVPVKVTTPGGTAPIGFFYYVAWPTLTGLLPIAGPIGGGNIVELTGVNLSTARLVRFGNAIASPTAVSDQHLLVAAPPASGPGTVSLYVISVGGVSNRLLYTYAPVPVVTEVSPATGSVAGGETIVLTGTGLTYVTGVTIGGVPAASFESYSDTLLAVVTPPGLPGPADITVTTAGGSVTVPGGFAYTASTTTAITSAPDPSVVGQPVTFTAVVTGVPPTAGTPTGTVTVDFGDGSPSVNASLTDGTATVSHVYTAPSVTPYAITAEYGGAAYFTPSTGTDTQTVEAAATTTTVASTPDPSVPGQSVTFVAQVAPAPPGAGAPTGTVTFDFGDATPTVTLPLANGAATVAHAYTDVPGSPYAATATYNGDTNFTSSVGTDSHTVEQAGTATAVASAPDPSTVGEPVTVTATVTTVSPGAGTPTGTVTLDFGDGTPPVTPPLTGGSVTATHTYTSATGSPYGITATYSGDSNFSASTGTDPQSVGQSSTATAVASAPDPSAAGEPVTVTATVTTVSPGAGTPTGTVTLDFGDGTPPVTAPVSGGQATATHTYASAAGSPYPISATYNGDADFRTSLGTDSQTAQPAATATAVTTAPDPSTVGDPVTFTATVTAVPPGAGAPTGTVTFDPGDGTPPITATLTGDTATATYAYTDTAGSPYTVTATYNGDIDFTASSGTDTQTVVPAATATAIASVPDPSTVGQSTTFVAKVTPGTPAAGSPTGTVAFEFSDNTPPVTAPVTGGTASVTHTNPESATPYTVAVTYSGDQNFHPSSAAGTHQVVQAVSTTVLTASPSPSVTGEPVTFTATVSAAPPASGTPTGTVTFDFGDGTAPVVLPLTGGTATTDHAYTTAAGSPYTVTLSYDGDANFVASVGTGLHTVDPAATATTVTATPDPTVTGELVTVTVAPTGPGAGTPTGPVTIDFGDGTPPVTAELVAGSAAVVHAYTSTAGSPYTISAEYGGDTDFAPSENSIDHAVAPAATTTVVTSSPSPSAVGQTVTLIARVAPVPPGAGAPTGTVTFDFGDGSAAATATIAGGVASTSHAFISTAGSPYTVTATYSGDDNFAASTGISAHQVEMSVSATSTTVSSAPDPSVAGEAVTVSATVAVLPPASGTATGTVTFQFGDDSPAVTVPLTGDTATTSHVYTSTAGSPYTISAAYSGDGDFTGSTGLDTQTVTPSSSSTAVSSAPDPSVTGEPVTFTATVTPGQVGAGTPTGAVTFDFGDGSPAVRAPLDNGTAIAVYAYRSTAGSPYAVTATYSGDASFTGSTDTDTQTVNPATTSTTVFSSPDPSQAGEPVTITASVTVLAPGSGTPGGTVIFDFGDGTPTVTAASVAGVATVTHAYTGTSGSPYTITATYDDDGGFASSTGTDVHTVQPASTTTTVTADPDPSVVGEQLTVTATVAPLAPGAGVPTGTVTFDFGDGTAPVTVPLAGGAAILAHTYASSLGSPYTITTTYSGSDDFRSSVSTETHTVLPAATTTTMSSTPQPSIVGQPVTFTATVAPVAPGGGSPTGTVTFDFGDGSAPAAVPVVDGLATAVYAYTSAAGSPYTVTATYGGDRDFTASGDTVTHSVGRASTAMAVTSTPDPSVAGQPVTVTATLSVVAPGAGTPTGAITFDFGDGTAPVTAPVTAGVASATHAWTNTSGSPYTITADYSSDGDFTAASGTDTHTVAPADTHTDVVSSPDPSVTGQPVTITATVSAVAPGAGTPTGTVIVDPGDGTAPVTASLTGGVATVTHSYTDASGSPYTITATYSGDADFTASSGTDTQTVGLASTTTSLSGLPEPSVTGQPVTFQARVAPVAPGEGSPTGTVTYDFGDGTAPVNVPVTNGVATAVHTYATAAGGPYTVTAAYGGDDHFIGSVDAETHFVERASSTTTVDSSPNPSVTGQPVTVTATVSAIAPGAGTPTGTVTFDFGDGTPTATAPVTGGAATLTHGYPTALNSPYTITADYSGDADFAPSSGTDTQNVTPAATDTTVTSAPDPSVPGQQVTIAATVAPAAPGSGIPTGSVTFDPGDGTPTVTAPLIAGSANITHTYAGTSGTPYTITAAYSGDADFTASTGTDTQTVGQADTATTVGTSPDPSVAGEVVTLTARVSAVVPGAGSPTGSVTFDFGDGTPTVTAPVTGGVASATHAYPTSVGSPFTVTAAYGGDPDFAPSTATGTHTVLVSAATTSTTVTSSPDPSVTGLPVTFTATVAPTPPGAGVPTGTVTFDFGDGSAPATASLSAGVASAVHAYSTAAGSPYTVTADYSGDVNFSTSAGTDTHTVTPAATTTTVASAPDPSVVGRPVALTAAVAPVSPGAGVPTGTVTFDFGDGSPVASASLTGGVATINHAYASADGFTVTATYAGDTSYISSTGTDTQTVDQAATATTLVSSPNPTVSGQPVTLTATVVPIAPGAGVPTGTVTFGFGDGTPTVTAPLSGGLASVSHSFTGASGGPYTVTATYNGDANFTASAATDVQTVDRTATTTAVTSSPDPSVTGQTVTLTATVSPLAPGAGTPTGTVTFNPGDGTPAITSTLSGGTATATHAYTGAAGSPYTVNATYNGDTNHTSSTGTDTQTVNRAATTTTVASSPDPTLAGQTVTLTATVTPVGPGSGTPTGTVTFTYGDGAPAATAPVTGGVATVTHVYAGTSGSPYAVTATYNGDAGYTSSTGTDTQTVNRAASITAVASSPDPSVTGQTVTLTATVASVSPGAGTPTGTVTFSFGDGTPTVTAPLSGGTATTTHAYTTRTGSPFTVTATYNGDTNYTTSTGTDTQTVGRAATTTAVVSAPDPSATGESVTLTATVASVSPGAGTPTGTVTFSFGDGTNNATATLSGGVATVTHTYTTKAGSPFPITATYNGDTNFSASSGTDTQTLNAKTVTTTTVTSIPDPSVVGQQVTISATVSSPTGIPAGAVTFSFGDGTNTAVGILLNGIATVTHTYTTTTGSPFTITATYNGTDNFATSSGTDTQTVNKAATTTSVVSSPNPSTVSDPVTVTATVSSVAPGTGRPTGTVTLAITERTPHVVTLVNGTASATFNPLQKGTHTVTANYNGDVNYATSSATTTQTVNTGQG, via the coding sequence ATGCCCTTTCGCCCGCATGGACTCATCCTCGTCACCGATCCCGGTGAGAACTGCATCGCCGTCGTCGACCCGGAGTCCCGCAGGCTCGTCCCGACGCTCAGCGCACCGATCCCGCTCCCGGCGCGGCGCATGCCCGAACGCCTGGTGGTGCACACCGCGCTCGACGGCCTCGACGCGCTGGCGGCCTTCCACCGCGGCACCCTGCTGGACAGCCTCCCCGGCGCCCCGGACGGGCCGGCACTCACCGGGGCGCGGGCGGGCGAGTGGCCCGGTATCGACATCGCCCGTCCCCTGGGCACGTTCGAGCTCTTCAACCAGTTCTCCGGGATCTTCCCCGACCAGGGCCCCTACAGCGGCGGGACGTTGGTCACCATCATCGGCAGCCACTTCTCGGGCGCCACGGCCGTGTTCTTCGGGTCCCGCCGGGCGGCGAGCTTCTCCGTCCTCGACGACCAGACCATCATCGCGGTGAGCCCCTCGGGGACCGGAGCGGTCCCGGTCAAGGTCACCACTCCGGGCGGTACGGCCCCCATCGGCTTCTTCTACTACGTCGCCTGGCCCACCCTGACCGGGCTCCTGCCCATCGCCGGACCGATCGGCGGCGGCAATATCGTCGAGCTCACCGGCGTCAATCTGAGCACCGCGCGGCTGGTGCGCTTCGGCAATGCCATCGCCTCCCCCACGGCCGTCTCCGACCAGCATCTGCTCGTGGCCGCTCCCCCGGCCTCGGGGCCCGGCACCGTCTCGCTGTACGTCATCAGCGTGGGCGGAGTGAGCAACCGGCTGCTCTACACCTACGCGCCCGTGCCGGTCGTCACCGAGGTCAGCCCGGCCACCGGGTCGGTCGCGGGCGGCGAGACCATCGTCCTGACGGGCACCGGGCTCACCTATGTCACCGGCGTCACCATCGGCGGAGTCCCCGCGGCGTCCTTCGAGTCGTACTCCGACACCCTGCTCGCCGTGGTGACGCCCCCGGGCCTCCCCGGCCCCGCCGACATCACCGTCACCACCGCCGGGGGCAGTGTGACGGTGCCGGGCGGCTTCGCCTACACGGCGTCGACCACGACGGCCATCACCTCCGCGCCCGATCCCTCCGTTGTCGGCCAGCCGGTGACCTTCACCGCCGTGGTGACGGGCGTTCCGCCCACGGCGGGCACCCCCACCGGCACCGTCACCGTCGACTTCGGCGACGGCAGCCCGAGTGTGAACGCCTCCCTCACCGACGGCACGGCCACGGTCAGCCATGTCTACACCGCACCGTCGGTCACCCCGTACGCCATCACCGCCGAGTACGGCGGCGCTGCGTACTTCACGCCCTCCACCGGGACGGACACCCAGACCGTCGAGGCGGCGGCGACCACCACCACGGTGGCCTCCACCCCCGATCCGTCCGTGCCCGGACAGTCCGTCACCTTCGTGGCCCAGGTGGCCCCCGCGCCGCCGGGGGCCGGTGCCCCGACCGGGACGGTGACGTTCGACTTCGGCGACGCCACCCCGACCGTCACCCTGCCGCTGGCGAACGGGGCGGCGACGGTGGCCCACGCCTACACGGACGTCCCCGGGAGCCCGTACGCGGCCACCGCCACCTACAACGGCGACACGAACTTCACCTCCTCCGTGGGAACGGACAGCCACACCGTCGAGCAGGCCGGGACGGCCACCGCCGTGGCCTCCGCGCCCGACCCCTCGACGGTGGGCGAGCCGGTCACCGTCACCGCCACGGTCACCACGGTCTCCCCAGGAGCGGGAACACCAACCGGCACCGTCACCCTCGACTTCGGCGACGGCACCCCACCCGTGACGCCACCCCTCACCGGCGGCTCGGTGACCGCCACCCACACCTACACCTCCGCCACCGGCAGCCCGTACGGCATCACCGCCACCTACAGCGGCGACAGCAACTTCTCGGCCTCCACGGGGACCGACCCGCAGTCGGTGGGGCAGTCCTCGACCGCGACCGCCGTGGCCTCCGCCCCCGACCCCTCGGCGGCGGGCGAGCCGGTCACCGTCACCGCCACGGTCACCACGGTCTCCCCAGGAGCGGGAACACCAACCGGCACCGTCACCCTCGACTTCGGCGACGGCACCCCACCGGTCACCGCGCCCGTGTCCGGGGGCCAGGCGACGGCCACGCACACCTACGCCTCCGCCGCGGGCAGCCCGTACCCCATCTCCGCCACCTACAACGGCGACGCGGACTTCCGGACGTCCCTCGGCACCGACTCGCAGACCGCCCAGCCGGCCGCCACCGCGACGGCCGTGACCACCGCGCCCGACCCCTCGACGGTAGGCGATCCGGTGACCTTCACCGCCACGGTCACGGCCGTTCCGCCCGGCGCGGGCGCCCCCACCGGGACGGTCACCTTCGACCCCGGGGACGGCACCCCGCCCATCACCGCGACCCTCACCGGCGACACGGCGACCGCCACCTACGCCTATACCGACACCGCCGGCAGCCCGTACACGGTCACCGCCACCTACAACGGCGACATCGACTTCACCGCGTCCAGCGGCACCGACACCCAGACCGTCGTCCCGGCCGCCACCGCCACCGCCATCGCCTCCGTGCCCGACCCCTCCACCGTGGGCCAGTCCACGACGTTCGTCGCGAAGGTCACCCCCGGCACTCCGGCGGCCGGTTCGCCCACGGGCACCGTGGCGTTCGAGTTCAGCGACAACACCCCACCCGTCACGGCGCCCGTCACCGGCGGCACGGCCTCGGTCACGCACACCAACCCGGAGAGCGCGACCCCGTACACGGTCGCGGTCACCTACAGCGGCGACCAGAACTTCCACCCGTCCTCGGCTGCGGGCACCCATCAGGTCGTCCAGGCCGTGTCGACCACGGTGCTGACCGCCTCGCCGTCCCCCTCGGTGACCGGCGAGCCGGTGACCTTCACCGCGACCGTCTCGGCCGCCCCACCCGCCTCCGGCACTCCGACCGGCACGGTCACCTTCGACTTCGGCGACGGCACCGCGCCCGTCGTCCTCCCCCTCACCGGCGGTACGGCCACCACCGATCACGCCTACACCACCGCGGCCGGCAGCCCCTACACGGTCACCCTCAGCTACGACGGCGACGCCAACTTCGTGGCATCCGTCGGCACCGGCCTCCACACCGTCGACCCGGCCGCGACCGCCACCACGGTCACCGCCACGCCCGACCCGACCGTCACGGGCGAGCTGGTCACGGTCACCGTGGCCCCCACCGGGCCCGGTGCGGGCACCCCGACCGGGCCGGTCACCATCGACTTCGGCGACGGCACCCCACCGGTCACCGCCGAGCTGGTGGCCGGCTCGGCGGCGGTCGTCCACGCCTACACCAGCACGGCCGGCAGCCCCTACACCATCTCGGCCGAGTACGGCGGCGACACCGACTTCGCCCCGTCCGAGAACAGCATCGACCACGCCGTCGCACCGGCCGCGACCACCACCGTCGTGACCTCGTCGCCGAGTCCGTCGGCGGTGGGCCAGACCGTGACGCTGATCGCGCGGGTGGCGCCGGTGCCGCCGGGCGCGGGCGCGCCGACGGGCACCGTCACCTTCGACTTCGGCGACGGCAGCGCGGCCGCCACCGCGACGATCGCGGGCGGGGTGGCCTCGACGTCACACGCCTTCATCTCCACCGCGGGCAGCCCGTACACGGTCACCGCCACCTACAGCGGCGACGACAACTTCGCCGCCTCCACCGGCATCTCCGCCCACCAGGTGGAGATGAGCGTGTCCGCCACCTCGACGACGGTGAGCTCCGCTCCGGACCCGTCCGTCGCCGGTGAGGCGGTGACCGTCTCCGCGACGGTCGCGGTCCTCCCGCCCGCCTCGGGCACCGCCACCGGGACGGTGACGTTCCAGTTCGGCGACGACAGCCCGGCCGTGACCGTCCCGCTGACCGGCGACACGGCGACGACCAGCCATGTCTACACCTCCACCGCGGGCAGCCCGTACACGATCAGCGCCGCATACAGCGGCGACGGCGACTTCACCGGGTCGACCGGGCTCGACACCCAGACGGTCACCCCGTCCTCGTCATCCACGGCGGTGAGCTCCGCGCCGGATCCGTCCGTGACGGGCGAGCCGGTCACCTTCACCGCGACCGTCACCCCGGGGCAGGTGGGTGCGGGGACCCCGACCGGCGCGGTGACCTTCGACTTCGGTGACGGCAGCCCGGCGGTCAGGGCGCCCCTGGACAACGGGACGGCGATCGCCGTCTACGCCTACCGCTCCACAGCGGGCAGCCCGTACGCCGTCACCGCCACCTACAGCGGGGACGCGAGCTTCACCGGATCCACGGACACCGACACCCAGACCGTGAACCCGGCGACCACCTCCACCACCGTCTTCTCCTCACCGGACCCGTCCCAGGCCGGCGAGCCGGTGACCATCACCGCCAGCGTCACGGTTCTCGCCCCGGGGTCGGGCACACCCGGTGGCACGGTCATCTTCGACTTCGGCGACGGCACACCGACGGTCACCGCCGCCAGCGTGGCGGGAGTGGCGACGGTCACCCATGCCTACACGGGGACGTCCGGCAGCCCGTACACCATCACCGCCACCTACGACGACGATGGCGGCTTCGCCTCCTCCACCGGCACCGACGTCCACACCGTGCAGCCGGCCTCGACCACCACCACGGTGACCGCCGATCCCGACCCGTCGGTGGTGGGCGAGCAGCTGACGGTCACGGCGACGGTCGCACCGCTGGCACCGGGGGCCGGGGTGCCGACCGGCACGGTCACCTTCGACTTCGGCGACGGCACGGCACCGGTCACCGTGCCTCTGGCCGGAGGGGCCGCCATCCTCGCGCACACGTACGCGAGCAGTCTCGGCAGCCCGTACACGATCACCACGACGTACAGCGGCAGCGACGACTTCAGGTCCTCGGTGAGCACCGAGACCCATACGGTCCTGCCGGCCGCGACGACCACCACGATGAGCTCCACGCCGCAGCCGTCCATCGTGGGCCAGCCGGTCACCTTCACGGCGACCGTGGCACCGGTGGCACCGGGCGGTGGCTCGCCGACCGGGACGGTGACGTTCGACTTCGGCGACGGCAGCGCCCCGGCCGCGGTCCCGGTCGTCGACGGCCTGGCGACGGCCGTGTACGCCTATACGAGTGCGGCGGGCAGCCCGTACACCGTCACCGCCACCTACGGTGGCGACCGCGATTTCACGGCCTCCGGTGACACCGTCACCCACTCCGTCGGCCGGGCCTCGACCGCGATGGCGGTGACCTCGACACCGGATCCGTCGGTGGCGGGCCAGCCGGTGACCGTCACCGCGACCCTCTCGGTCGTCGCCCCGGGGGCCGGAACCCCCACCGGCGCCATCACCTTCGACTTCGGCGACGGCACGGCCCCCGTCACCGCACCGGTCACGGCCGGGGTGGCGTCGGCCACACACGCCTGGACCAACACCTCGGGCAGCCCATACACCATCACGGCGGACTACAGCAGCGACGGCGACTTCACCGCCGCCAGCGGCACCGACACCCACACCGTCGCCCCGGCCGACACCCACACCGATGTGGTGTCCTCGCCCGATCCTTCGGTGACGGGCCAGCCGGTGACCATCACCGCGACCGTCTCCGCCGTGGCACCAGGGGCCGGAACCCCCACCGGCACCGTCATCGTCGACCCCGGCGACGGCACGGCCCCCGTCACCGCCTCCCTGACCGGGGGCGTGGCGACCGTCACCCACTCCTACACCGATGCCTCCGGCAGCCCGTACACCATCACGGCCACCTACAGCGGCGACGCCGACTTCACCGCCTCCAGCGGCACCGACACCCAGACCGTCGGCCTCGCCTCGACCACCACCAGCCTCAGCGGGCTCCCGGAGCCGTCGGTCACCGGCCAACCGGTGACGTTCCAGGCGAGGGTGGCGCCGGTCGCCCCGGGCGAGGGCTCGCCCACGGGCACGGTGACCTACGACTTCGGCGACGGAACCGCGCCGGTGAACGTCCCGGTGACGAACGGTGTGGCGACCGCCGTGCACACGTACGCGACCGCGGCGGGCGGCCCGTACACGGTCACCGCCGCCTACGGCGGGGACGACCACTTCATCGGCTCCGTGGACGCGGAAACGCACTTCGTGGAGCGGGCATCGTCGACCACGACCGTCGACTCGTCACCGAATCCGTCGGTCACGGGCCAGCCGGTCACCGTCACCGCGACCGTCTCGGCCATCGCCCCGGGGGCCGGAACCCCCACGGGCACCGTCACCTTCGACTTCGGCGACGGCACACCGACGGCCACCGCACCGGTCACCGGCGGAGCGGCCACCCTCACCCATGGCTATCCGACCGCCCTCAACAGTCCGTACACCATTACGGCGGACTACAGCGGCGACGCCGACTTCGCCCCGTCCAGCGGCACCGACACCCAGAACGTCACCCCGGCCGCGACCGACACCACGGTGACTTCGGCCCCCGACCCGTCGGTGCCGGGTCAGCAGGTGACCATCGCCGCCACCGTCGCACCGGCCGCGCCCGGAAGCGGAATCCCCACCGGCAGCGTCACCTTCGACCCCGGCGACGGCACACCGACCGTCACCGCGCCGCTCATCGCGGGGTCGGCGAACATCACCCACACCTACGCCGGCACCTCCGGCACCCCCTACACCATCACCGCCGCCTACAGCGGCGACGCCGACTTCACCGCCTCCACCGGCACGGACACCCAGACGGTCGGTCAGGCGGACACCGCCACCACCGTGGGCACCTCTCCGGACCCGTCCGTGGCGGGTGAAGTGGTCACCCTCACCGCCAGGGTCTCGGCCGTGGTTCCGGGGGCGGGCTCCCCCACCGGCAGTGTCACCTTCGACTTCGGCGACGGCACACCGACCGTCACCGCACCGGTCACCGGCGGGGTGGCGAGCGCCACTCACGCCTACCCCACCTCGGTCGGCAGCCCCTTCACGGTCACCGCCGCCTACGGCGGAGACCCCGACTTCGCCCCGTCCACCGCCACCGGGACCCATACGGTGCTGGTGAGCGCCGCCACCACATCGACCACCGTGACCTCCTCCCCGGACCCCTCGGTGACGGGCCTGCCGGTGACCTTCACCGCGACCGTGGCACCGACGCCACCCGGCGCCGGGGTGCCCACCGGCACGGTCACCTTCGATTTCGGCGACGGCTCGGCGCCCGCCACGGCGTCGCTGTCCGCAGGCGTGGCGAGCGCCGTCCACGCCTACTCGACCGCGGCGGGCAGCCCGTACACGGTCACCGCCGACTACAGCGGGGACGTCAACTTCAGTACCTCCGCGGGCACGGACACCCATACGGTCACCCCGGCCGCGACGACCACGACGGTGGCCTCCGCACCGGATCCCTCCGTGGTGGGCCGGCCGGTGGCCCTCACGGCGGCCGTGGCCCCCGTCTCCCCGGGCGCGGGAGTGCCCACCGGCACCGTCACCTTCGACTTCGGCGACGGCTCTCCGGTCGCGTCGGCGTCGCTGACGGGTGGGGTGGCCACGATCAATCACGCCTATGCGAGCGCCGATGGCTTCACGGTGACCGCGACCTACGCCGGCGACACCAGCTACATCTCGTCCACCGGCACCGACACCCAGACCGTGGACCAGGCGGCCACCGCGACGACGCTGGTCTCCTCGCCGAATCCCACGGTCAGCGGTCAGCCGGTCACCCTCACGGCGACGGTGGTGCCGATCGCCCCGGGGGCGGGGGTGCCGACCGGGACGGTCACCTTCGGCTTCGGCGACGGCACACCGACCGTCACCGCGCCCCTGTCCGGCGGCCTCGCGTCCGTCAGCCACTCCTTCACGGGGGCCTCCGGCGGCCCGTATACGGTCACAGCCACCTACAACGGGGACGCCAACTTCACCGCGTCCGCCGCCACCGATGTCCAGACAGTCGACAGGACGGCCACCACGACGGCGGTGACCTCCTCCCCCGATCCCAGCGTCACCGGGCAGACGGTCACCCTCACCGCGACGGTCTCCCCGCTCGCCCCCGGCGCCGGGACACCCACCGGCACCGTCACGTTCAACCCCGGCGACGGCACCCCGGCCATCACCTCAACCCTGTCCGGTGGCACGGCCACCGCCACCCACGCGTACACCGGCGCCGCCGGCAGCCCCTACACCGTCAACGCCACCTACAACGGCGACACCAACCACACCTCGTCCACCGGCACCGACACCCAGACGGTCAACAGGGCCGCCACCACCACGACCGTCGCCTCCTCACCCGACCCCACCTTGGCCGGCCAGACCGTGACCCTCACCGCCACCGTCACCCCGGTCGGGCCCGGCTCCGGCACCCCGACCGGCACCGTCACTTTCACCTATGGCGACGGCGCACCGGCCGCCACGGCACCGGTCACCGGGGGCGTGGCCACCGTGACCCACGTCTACGCGGGGACCTCGGGCAGCCCCTACGCCGTCACCGCCACCTACAACGGGGACGCCGGCTACACCTCGTCCACCGGCACCGACACCCAGACGGTCAACAGGGCGGCCAGCATCACGGCCGTCGCCTCCTCGCCCGACCCCAGTGTCACGGGCCAGACCGTGACCCTGACCGCCACCGTGGCATCCGTCTCCCCCGGCGCCGGAACCCCGACCGGCACCGTCACCTTCTCCTTCGGCGACGGCACACCGACCGTCACCGCGCCCCTGTCCGGCGGCACGGCCACCACCACCCATGCCTACACCACCCGGACCGGCAGCCCCTTCACGGTCACCGCCACCTACAACGGGGACACCAACTACACGACGTCCACCGGCACCGACACCCAGACCGTGGGCCGGGCGGCCACGACCACGGCCGTGGTCTCCGCCCCGGACCCCTCGGCGACCGGGGAGTCCGTGACCCTGACCGCCACCGTGGCATCCGTCTCCCCCGGCGCCGGAACCCCGACCGGCACCGTCACCTTCTCGTTCGGCGACGGTACGAACAACGCCACCGCGACCCTCTCCGGCGGCGTCGCGACCGTCACCCACACCTACACCACCAAGGCCGGCAGCCCCTTCCCCATCACGGCCACCTACAACGGGGACACCAACTTCAGCGCGTCCAGTGGCACCGACACCCAGACCCTCAACGCCAAGACCGTGACCACCACCACGGTGACATCGATCCCCGACCCCTCGGTGGTGGGCCAGCAGGTGACCATCAGTGCGACGGTCTCGTCCCCGACCGGTATCCCGGCCGGGGCGGTCACCTTCTCCTTCGGTGACGGCACCAACACCGCCGTGGGAATCCTGCTCAACGGTATCGCGACCGTCACCCACACCTACACGACCACCACCGGGAGCCCGTTCACCATCACGGCCACCTACAACGGGACCGATAACTTCGCCACCTCCAGCGGCACCGACACCCAGACCGTCAACAAGGCGGCCACCACGACATCCGTGGTCTCCTCCCCCAACCCCTCGACGGTGAGCGATCCGGTGACGGTCACCGCGACCGTGTCCTCCGTCGCCCCCGGCACGGGGAGGCCCACCGGGACCGTCACCCTGGCCATCACCGAGCGCACCCCCCATGTGGTGACACTGGTGAACGGCACCGCCTCCGCGACGTTCAACCCGCTGCAGAAGGGGACGCACACCGTCACCGCCAACTACAACGGCGACGTCAACTACGCGACCTCCTCGGCGACCACCACGCAGACGGTGAACACCGGTCAGGGGTAG